One region of Vigna angularis cultivar LongXiaoDou No.4 chromosome 10, ASM1680809v1, whole genome shotgun sequence genomic DNA includes:
- the LOC108345298 gene encoding pectate lyase, whose translation MTKLYSILILTCLVVTIPTLYGNILEDEEYWGKQAALFDEYWKKKEASAELENKRAYINDPFSFSGNVTDNISDLIISDEKAEKTGRRNLAGKLTNNPCLATNPIDRCWRCDKKWEKNRKKLADCVQGFGRSTVGGQKGSFYEVTSNLDNDMVNPVPGTLRHAVTRTAPLWIYFSHSMTIRLSQELIVASDKTIDGRGADIYIMNGAGFTLQFVKNVIIHGIKIFDINSGNGGLIRDSETHYGQRTQSDGDGISIFGSSYVWIDHVSMRNCKDGMIDAIMGSTAITISNCHFTDHNEVMLFGASDSYDGDKLMQITLLFNHFGKRLVQRMPRCRFGFFHVVNNDYTHWEMYAIGGSKHPTIISEGNRFTAPNDNNAKEVTKRTYATEEEWKNWQWRSIRDELVNGAYFRESGPVLKNRPFTKKDMVSSRPGSYVVRLSRYAGALRCVEGKPC comes from the exons ATGACTAAATTATACAGCATCTTGATTTTAACCTGTTTGGTAGTGACCATACCTACCTTATATGGCAATATTTTAGAGGATGAAGAGTATTGGGGGAAGCAAGCTGCATTATTTGATGAGTATTGGAAGAAAAAAGAAGCAAGTGCTGAACTAGAGAACAAAAGAGCTTATATTAATGATCCATTTTCATTCAGCGGCAACGTGACTGATAATATTTCTGA CCTGATAATTAGTGATGAAAAAGCGGAAAAAACTGGAAGAAGGAATTTGGCAGGAAAGTTAACAAATAATCCGTGCTTGGCAACAAACCCGATTGACAGATGTTGGAGGTGTGACAAGAAATGGGAAAAGAATCGGAAGAAGCTGGCAGATTGTGTGCAAGGTTTTGGCAGAAGCACTGTTGGAGGACAGAAAGGTTCGTTTTATGAGGTAACGAGTAACTTAGATAATGACATGGTGAATCCTGTTCCTGGTACCCTTAGGCATGCGGTTACACGAACTGCACCCTTGTGGATCTATTTTTCTCATAGCATGACCATTAGGCTGAGCCAGGAGCTGATTGTGGCAAGTGACAAGACCATTGATGGAAGAGGAGCTGATATCTACATTATGAATGGTGCTGGTTTTACCCTCCAATTCGTCAAGAATGTCATCATCCATGGAATCAAAATTTTTGACATTAATTCTGGCAATGGTGGACTTATCAGAGATTCTGAGACCCACTACGGTCAAAGAACTCAGAGTGATGGTGATGGAATTTCCATCTTTGGCTCTAGCTATGTTTGGATCGACCATGTTTCCATGAGAAACTGCAAAGACGGAATGATCGATGCCATTATGGGTTCTACTGCCATTACCATCTCCAATTGCCACTTCACAGACCACAATGAG GTGATGCTGTTTGGTGCGAGTGACAGCTATGATGGTGATAAGCTAATGCAGATCACACTGTTATTCAACCACTTTGGTAAGAGATTAGTTCAAAGAATGCCAAGATGCAGGTTTGGTTTTTTCCATGTGGTTAACAACGACTACACTCATTGGGAAATGTATGCCATTGGTGGTAGCAAGCATCCTACAATTATTAGTGAGGGCAACCGATTCACAGCCCCCAACGACAATAATGCTAAAGAG GTAACAAAGAGGACCTACGCAACAGAAGAAGAGTGGAAAAACTGGCAATGGAGATCAATCAGGGATGAGCTAGTGAATGGAGCTTATTTCAGAGAAAGTGGGCCCGTTTTAAAGAACAGACCCTTCACAAAGAAGGACATGGTGTCCTCCAGGCCTGGTTCGTATGTAGTAAGGCTCAGTCGCTACGCTGGGGCCCTAAGATGCGTTGAGGGCAAACCTTGTTag